The Novosphingobium terrae genome has a window encoding:
- a CDS encoding FAD/NAD(P)-binding protein, with product MVEIAAHPLPVSFPSSANLPIAIVGAGFSGTLLAINLLAQGAHVVLVERQREKLARGLAYQTHQPEHLLNVRANNMSAHADDPDHFLRWLDHAENGRETDLLSTEEHPHTLSEEQANRFVPRVLYGRYLREQLMKAMANAPARFTLKEQDAVDVEWRQDRAVLQLDSGEVVHAASLVLATGHVEPQPLPVLAHLPPDLAVSNPWSPRAIEGLRPDDHVLLVGTGLTMVDVAMSLEEAGWRGKITACSRRGLMPRVHAETGPHAPPVFPPQKHGSWLLRYLRERSRQVDWRQAVDEIRPHAQSLWRLHDADEQARFLRHLRPWWDVHRHRMAPQVAQRLAAMHQEGRLTALAGRIQTAEQTGDGVQVTLQPRGTDRLEELNVTRIITCTGPQGDIAVKPAHLMANLLGQKRARPDVHRMGLDVDRLGHVLNTAGQPQPRLFAVGPMTRGEAWETVAVPDIRRQVWQLARTLTGSHWVEGDGL from the coding sequence ATGGTTGAAATCGCTGCCCATCCTCTGCCTGTATCGTTTCCCTCTTCCGCCAATCTGCCCATCGCCATCGTCGGCGCGGGATTTTCCGGCACGCTGCTGGCGATCAATCTGCTGGCGCAAGGTGCGCATGTCGTGCTGGTGGAGCGCCAGCGCGAAAAACTGGCGCGGGGTCTGGCCTATCAGACCCATCAGCCCGAGCATCTGCTCAATGTCCGCGCCAACAATATGAGCGCCCATGCCGATGATCCGGACCATTTCCTGCGCTGGCTGGACCATGCCGAAAACGGCCGCGAAACCGATCTGCTCTCCACCGAGGAGCATCCCCACACGCTCAGCGAGGAACAGGCCAACCGCTTTGTGCCTCGCGTGCTCTATGGCCGCTATCTGCGCGAGCAGCTGATGAAGGCCATGGCCAATGCCCCGGCGCGCTTCACGCTCAAGGAGCAGGATGCTGTGGATGTGGAATGGCGGCAGGACCGCGCCGTGCTTCAGCTCGACAGCGGGGAGGTGGTGCATGCCGCCTCGCTGGTGCTGGCGACGGGTCATGTCGAGCCGCAGCCCTTGCCCGTGCTGGCCCATCTGCCGCCCGACCTGGCGGTGAGCAATCCGTGGTCGCCCCGCGCCATCGAAGGGCTGAGGCCTGACGATCATGTGCTGCTGGTCGGCACCGGGCTGACGATGGTGGATGTCGCCATGTCGCTGGAGGAAGCGGGCTGGCGGGGCAAGATCACCGCATGCTCTCGCCGTGGCCTGATGCCGCGCGTACATGCCGAAACCGGCCCCCATGCGCCGCCGGTCTTCCCGCCGCAGAAGCATGGCTCATGGCTGCTGCGCTATCTGCGCGAGAGGTCCCGGCAGGTCGATTGGCGGCAGGCGGTGGACGAAATCCGCCCCCATGCCCAGAGCCTGTGGCGCCTGCATGATGCTGATGAGCAAGCCCGCTTCCTGCGCCATCTGCGCCCATGGTGGGATGTGCATCGCCATCGCATGGCGCCTCAGGTGGCGCAGCGCCTCGCCGCCATGCATCAGGAGGGGCGGCTGACCGCCCTCGCCGGGCGCATCCAGACGGCGGAGCAGACCGGCGACGGGGTGCAGGTCACGCTTCAGCCCCGCGGCACGGATCGGCTGGAAGAGCTGAACGTCACGCGGATCATCACCTGCACCGGGCCTCAGGGCGATATTGCGGTGAAGCCTGCTCATTTGATGGCCAATCTGCTGGGGCAGAAACGCGCCCGGCCCGATGTGCATCGCATGGGTCTGGATGTCGACCGGCTGGGCCATGTGCTGAACACGGCGGGCCAGCCTCAGCCGCGCCTCTTCGCGGTCGGCCCGATGACGCGCGGCGAGGCCTGGGAAACCGTGGCCGTGCCCGATATCCGCCGTCAGGTCTGGCAACTGGCCCGCACGCTGACCGGCTCGCATTGGGTGGAGGGCGACGGGCTTTGA
- the nrdR gene encoding transcriptional regulator NrdR, which produces MRCPFCAHDNTQVKDSRPAEDNTAIRRRRQCENCGGRFSTFERVQLREVFVIKSGGASDAPTRREPFDRSKIDKSVSLACRKRGIAQERLDQLVSGIQRQIETMGESEIASHAIGEMVMEGLRQLDSVAYIRFASVYRDFSEARDFEEFASNVRDIGSRAHD; this is translated from the coding sequence TTGCGTTGCCCTTTCTGCGCCCATGACAACACCCAGGTGAAGGATTCGCGTCCCGCCGAGGACAACACCGCGATCCGCCGCCGCCGCCAGTGTGAAAACTGCGGCGGACGGTTCAGCACCTTTGAGCGCGTACAGCTGCGTGAGGTTTTCGTGATCAAGAGTGGGGGCGCCTCTGACGCCCCCACTCGCCGCGAACCTTTCGATCGCTCCAAGATCGACAAATCCGTTTCGCTGGCCTGCCGCAAGCGTGGCATCGCTCAGGAACGGCTGGACCAGCTGGTCAGCGGCATCCAGCGCCAGATCGAGACCATGGGTGAAAGCGAAATCGCCAGCCACGCCATCGGCGAGATGGTGATGGAGGGCCTGCGCCAGCTCGACAGCGTGGCTTATATCCGTTTCGCCTCGGTCTATCGCGATTTCTCCGAAGCGCGTGACTTCGAGGAATTCGCCAGCAATGTCCGCGATATCGGGAGCCGGGCCCATGACTAA
- a CDS encoding RNA methyltransferase, with translation MTNKPVIVLVRPQLGENIGKAARAMLNFGLTEMRLVSPRDGWPNPSAGPAASGADVVLEQAQVFESLAEAVHDCAHVYATTVRKRGVTKPVLTPEEASREIHTNAAQSRSAIVFGPERSGLETDDVALARAIITVPINPEFASLNLAQAVILCAYEWSKGVGRAGELAQPTQEELLPPAPQDELEGMIGHFEALLEPKGYFFPESRAAATHRTLRSMLTKPQWNHLEVRTMRGILSALGRERRD, from the coding sequence ATGACTAACAAACCCGTTATCGTGCTGGTGCGCCCGCAGCTGGGCGAGAACATCGGCAAGGCCGCGCGCGCCATGCTCAACTTCGGCCTCACCGAAATGCGGCTGGTCTCGCCACGAGACGGCTGGCCCAATCCCAGCGCCGGGCCCGCCGCTTCGGGGGCCGATGTGGTGCTGGAACAGGCACAGGTCTTCGAAAGTCTGGCCGAGGCGGTGCATGATTGCGCCCATGTCTATGCCACCACCGTGCGCAAGCGCGGCGTGACCAAGCCGGTGCTGACGCCCGAGGAAGCCTCGCGCGAAATCCACACCAATGCCGCGCAGAGCCGCAGCGCCATCGTCTTCGGCCCCGAGCGTTCGGGCCTTGAAACCGACGATGTGGCGCTGGCCCGCGCCATCATCACCGTGCCGATCAACCCGGAATTCGCCTCGCTCAATCTGGCGCAGGCGGTGATTCTTTGCGCCTATGAATGGTCCAAAGGTGTCGGACGCGCCGGGGAACTGGCCCAGCCCACGCAGGAAGAGCTGCTCCCCCCTGCCCCGCAGGATGAGCTGGAAGGCATGATCGGCCATTTCGAGGCCCTGCTGGAACCCAAGGGCTATTTCTTCCCCGAAAGCCGCGCCGCCGCCACGCACCGCACGCTGCGTTCCATGCTGACCAAGCCGCAGTGGAACCATCTGGAGGTGCGGACCATGCGCGGCATCCTTTCCGCCCTGGGGCGTGAACGGCGCGACTGA
- a CDS encoding SRPBCC family protein, with the protein MTSPDTPPPEARPPDPAMPRPSITERLLFAVPAALVYGLIMYALIWSGDASDNPLPFFGGLLFFPMAIASVATIAADPRGEGRLKRNIKIGWICITLFILLSFVVLREGGICVAMAAPFFFAGSALGSWLTFLCLRKLRSRSVASCFMALPLFGLPGAPSAPAPPLEDQVQTVMDIDAPPQVVWRNTVEIPEIRPEERRWTFSHNIVGVPRPIDARIDSQGVGAVRHLRWTKGVTFEEVVTGWQQDRALSWTFRFGPGSIPKAVEGHIKVDSPYLKLLGGEYRLSPLPQGRTRLTLTTRYRIATPINAYCDLWGHLFLNDFHGAVLNVIRQRSERQAHSA; encoded by the coding sequence GTGACCTCGCCAGACACACCCCCGCCAGAGGCTCGCCCGCCAGACCCGGCCATGCCGCGCCCCTCCATCACCGAGCGGCTGCTTTTCGCGGTCCCCGCCGCGCTGGTCTATGGCCTGATCATGTACGCGCTGATCTGGAGCGGGGATGCCTCGGATAACCCCTTGCCGTTTTTCGGCGGGCTACTGTTCTTCCCCATGGCGATTGCCAGCGTCGCCACCATCGCCGCCGATCCGCGCGGGGAAGGCCGCCTCAAGCGCAACATCAAGATCGGCTGGATCTGCATCACGCTGTTTATCCTGCTGTCCTTCGTGGTGCTGCGCGAAGGGGGCATCTGCGTCGCCATGGCCGCGCCCTTTTTCTTCGCAGGATCGGCGCTGGGATCGTGGCTGACCTTCCTGTGCCTGCGCAAGCTGCGTTCGCGCTCGGTGGCCTCCTGCTTCATGGCGCTGCCGCTCTTCGGCCTGCCCGGAGCGCCATCAGCTCCCGCGCCGCCGCTGGAGGATCAGGTGCAGACGGTGATGGACATAGACGCGCCACCGCAGGTCGTCTGGCGCAACACGGTGGAAATCCCCGAAATCAGGCCGGAGGAGCGCCGCTGGACCTTCAGCCATAACATCGTCGGCGTACCCCGCCCCATCGATGCCCGCATCGACAGCCAGGGCGTGGGCGCCGTGCGCCATCTGCGCTGGACCAAAGGCGTCACCTTCGAGGAGGTCGTCACCGGCTGGCAGCAGGATCGCGCGCTCAGCTGGACCTTCCGCTTCGGCCCGGGCTCGATCCCCAAGGCGGTGGAGGGCCATATCAAGGTGGACAGCCCCTATCTCAAGCTGTTGGGCGGCGAATACCGCCTCTCCCCCCTGCCTCAGGGCCGCACCCGGCTGACACTGACCACCCGCTACCGCATCGCCACCCCGATCAACGCCTATTGCGATCTGTGGGGCCATCTGTTCCTCAATGATTTCCACGGGGCGGTGCTCAATGTCATCCGCCAGCGCTCGGAACGGCAGGCGCATAGCGCGTAA
- the glyA gene encoding serine hydroxymethyltransferase produces the protein MTATITDVRPLGFFTGTLAERDPEITGWINKELQRQRDKIELIASENICSTAVLEAAGSILTNKYAEGYPGRRYYGGCEYVDHIESIAIERAKKLFGAEFANVQPNSGSQMNQAVFLALLQPGDTFMGLDLNSGGHLTHGSPVNMSGKWFNPVAYGVREDNQLIDMDQVADIARTHKPKLIVCGGTAYSRPWDWKRFREIADEVGAYLMADMSHISGLVAGGVHESPVPHAHVTTTTTHKSLRGPRSGIILTNDEALAKKFNSAIFPGLQGGPLVHIIAAKAVAFGEALTPEFKAYARQVKANAHALATSLQAEGLGIVSGGTDNHLMLVDLRPFGAKGKHAEHALDRAAITCNKNSIPFDSEKPLLTSGIRLGTPAGTTRGFGEAEFTQIGKWIAEVVAALGKNGAEGDAQIEAAVEAKVQELCANFPIYPNLAY, from the coding sequence ATGACCGCCACCATCACCGATGTTCGCCCCCTGGGCTTCTTCACCGGCACGCTGGCCGAGCGTGATCCCGAGATCACCGGCTGGATCAACAAGGAGCTGCAGCGCCAGCGCGACAAGATCGAGCTGATCGCTTCGGAAAACATCTGCTCGACCGCCGTGCTGGAAGCTGCCGGTTCGATCCTGACCAACAAGTACGCCGAGGGCTATCCGGGCCGTCGCTACTATGGCGGTTGCGAGTATGTCGACCACATCGAGAGCATCGCCATCGAGCGTGCCAAGAAGCTGTTCGGCGCCGAATTCGCCAATGTGCAGCCCAACTCGGGCAGCCAGATGAACCAGGCCGTGTTCCTGGCGCTGCTGCAGCCGGGCGACACCTTCATGGGCCTCGACCTCAACTCGGGCGGCCACCTCACCCATGGTTCGCCGGTCAACATGAGCGGCAAGTGGTTCAACCCCGTCGCCTATGGCGTGCGCGAGGACAACCAGCTGATCGATATGGATCAGGTGGCCGACATCGCCCGCACGCATAAGCCCAAGCTGATCGTCTGCGGCGGCACCGCCTATTCGCGCCCTTGGGACTGGAAGCGCTTCCGCGAGATCGCTGACGAGGTCGGCGCCTATCTGATGGCAGATATGAGCCATATCTCGGGTCTGGTCGCCGGCGGCGTGCATGAGAGCCCGGTGCCTCACGCCCATGTCACCACCACCACCACGCACAAGTCGCTGCGCGGCCCCCGCTCGGGCATCATCCTGACGAATGACGAGGCGCTGGCCAAGAAGTTCAACTCGGCGATCTTCCCCGGCCTGCAGGGTGGCCCGCTGGTCCACATCATCGCCGCCAAGGCTGTGGCCTTCGGTGAGGCGCTGACGCCCGAATTCAAGGCCTATGCCCGTCAGGTCAAGGCCAACGCCCATGCGCTGGCCACCAGCCTGCAGGCCGAAGGTCTGGGCATCGTCTCGGGCGGCACCGACAATCACCTGATGCTGGTCGACCTGCGCCCCTTCGGCGCCAAGGGCAAGCATGCCGAGCATGCGCTCGATCGCGCCGCCATCACCTGCAACAAGAACTCGATCCCCTTCGACAGCGAGAAGCCCCTGCTGACCAGCGGCATCCGTCTGGGCACGCCGGCAGGCACCACCCGTGGCTTCGGCGAGGCCGAGTTCACCCAGATCGGCAAGTGGATCGCCGAGGTGGTCGCCGCGCTGGGCAAGAACGGTGCCGAGGGCGATGCCCAGATCGAGGCCGCCGTGGAAGCCAAGGTGCAGGAACTGTGCGCCAACTTCCCGATCTACCCCAACCTCGCTTACTGA
- a CDS encoding YezD family protein, with the protein MTIPIQRLDVPPAAPDAIPNALDTTLTEVRNALQRLDYGHIALTIHAGKVVQIDVTEKKRFA; encoded by the coding sequence ATGACCATCCCCATCCAGCGCCTCGATGTGCCACCCGCAGCTCCGGACGCCATCCCTAACGCTCTGGACACCACGCTGACCGAGGTGCGCAACGCGCTCCAGCGGCTGGATTATGGCCACATCGCCCTCACCATTCACGCGGGCAAGGTGGTGCAGATCGACGTGACCGAGAAAAAGCGCTTCGCCTGA
- a CDS encoding response regulator, translating into MGPRIDRGTMVLVVEDEPMIRMNGVDLLEDQGYQVLEAASADEAITLLEQAPDVRLLFSDIDMPGSMNGVELAELVHRRWPGIRLLLTSGQRQVSGEDMPEDGRFLAKPYSQGDVIDQVKDLLSR; encoded by the coding sequence ATGGGCCCGAGAATCGACAGAGGCACGATGGTGCTGGTGGTCGAAGATGAGCCGATGATCCGCATGAACGGCGTCGATCTTCTGGAGGATCAGGGGTATCAGGTGCTGGAGGCCGCCAGCGCCGATGAGGCCATCACCCTGCTGGAGCAGGCCCCCGATGTGCGGCTGCTCTTCAGCGATATCGACATGCCCGGCAGCATGAATGGCGTCGAACTGGCCGAGCTGGTGCATCGTCGCTGGCCGGGCATCCGCCTGCTGCTGACCTCGGGCCAACGGCAGGTCAGCGGCGAGGATATGCCGGAAGACGGACGCTTTCTCGCCAAGCCTTATTCGCAGGGCGATGTGATCGATCAGGTCAAGGACCTGCTGAGCCGCTAA
- a CDS encoding sensor domain-containing diguanylate cyclase, producing MSVSPRSSASFPLFKALFAAGAYFLCTAIALQLTRFDGGVAIVWLAGAVLFSLLSITPRRRWWPLLLACLPAGIASIGLFGFGGWLTLPLAVIGVAEAWSAAWLMKRVHPRFGRFESVTEALRFIVVVGLLVPAVSALAGAVCAHLAKGIPYGSAWRDWFTAHALGFVVFSPPLLLALRGQIGGWLRSVRRPQALEATGLLGAVTLCAAITFGQDVVPLVVLPIVPMVAATFRLGRFGAVASVVILLTVGLGCSLAGLGPTMLLHATMTLRLEVLQIYFASVVVILLPLAGELEARQHLLRQVRAADALHRLIIERTSDVMMRLGADGTIRYVSPAALREWGYRPEDLVSRCAYDIVLAADLPAVVEARHRTLENSEQTISVEYRLIRKDGTAVWVESHMCGAPGADGQPNGTISIIRDTTRRRMAMDELERQAMTDPLTGLANRRAFDSALETAVTSHRGGCLALFDLDHFKLINDRYGHATGDRVLTLFAAVLHGTTAHDESAGHVVARLGGEEFAVLFRGASLDQARLLCERVRLRLAASESRSLTGEVVSVTVSVGLAPLVPGETAEQILRDADAALYRAKDGGRNRLTIAA from the coding sequence ATGTCGGTGTCGCCCCGTTCTTCTGCTTCATTCCCGCTGTTCAAGGCGCTCTTCGCGGCGGGCGCCTATTTTCTGTGTACCGCCATCGCGCTGCAGCTGACGCGCTTTGACGGCGGGGTGGCGATCGTCTGGCTGGCGGGCGCGGTGCTGTTTTCGCTGCTCTCGATCACCCCGCGCCGCCGCTGGTGGCCATTGCTGCTGGCCTGCCTGCCCGCCGGCATCGCCTCGATCGGCCTGTTCGGCTTCGGCGGCTGGCTGACCCTGCCTCTTGCGGTGATCGGCGTGGCCGAGGCCTGGAGCGCGGCCTGGCTGATGAAGCGCGTCCACCCCCGCTTCGGCCGCTTCGAATCCGTGACCGAAGCGCTGCGCTTTATCGTCGTGGTCGGCCTGCTGGTGCCTGCCGTCAGCGCGCTGGCCGGGGCGGTATGCGCGCATCTGGCCAAGGGCATCCCCTATGGCTCGGCGTGGCGCGACTGGTTTACCGCCCATGCTCTGGGCTTCGTGGTCTTTTCCCCGCCGCTGCTGCTGGCCCTGCGCGGACAGATCGGCGGCTGGCTGCGCAGCGTGCGCCGCCCACAGGCGCTGGAGGCCACCGGGCTGCTGGGCGCGGTCACGCTTTGCGCGGCGATCACCTTCGGGCAGGATGTGGTGCCGCTGGTGGTGCTGCCCATCGTGCCGATGGTGGCGGCCACCTTCCGGCTGGGGCGCTTCGGGGCGGTGGCCTCGGTGGTGATCCTGCTGACGGTGGGCCTTGGCTGCTCGCTGGCCGGGCTTGGGCCGACCATGCTGCTGCATGCCACCATGACGCTGAGGCTGGAGGTGCTGCAGATCTATTTCGCCTCGGTGGTGGTGATCCTGCTGCCGCTGGCCGGGGAGCTGGAGGCCCGCCAGCATTTGCTGCGTCAGGTCCGCGCCGCCGATGCCCTGCACCGTCTGATCATCGAGCGCACCAGCGATGTGATGATGCGGCTGGGGGCCGATGGCACGATCCGCTATGTCTCGCCCGCCGCGCTGCGCGAATGGGGCTACCGCCCGGAGGATCTGGTGAGCCGCTGTGCCTATGACATCGTGCTCGCCGCCGATCTGCCCGCCGTGGTCGAGGCGCGCCATCGCACCCTCGAAAACTCCGAACAGACCATCAGCGTCGAATACCGCCTGATCCGCAAGGACGGCACCGCCGTCTGGGTGGAGAGCCATATGTGCGGCGCGCCGGGCGCCGACGGCCAGCCCAATGGCACGATCTCGATCATCCGCGACACCACCCGCCGCCGCATGGCCATGGATGAGCTGGAACGCCAGGCGATGACCGACCCGCTGACGGGTCTGGCCAACCGCCGCGCCTTCGATAGCGCGCTGGAAACGGCGGTCACCAGCCATCGGGGCGGCTGTCTGGCGCTGTTCGACCTCGATCACTTCAAGCTGATCAACGATCGCTATGGCCATGCCACCGGCGACCGCGTGCTGACCCTTTTCGCGGCGGTGTTGCACGGCACCACGGCGCATGACGAAAGCGCGGGCCATGTGGTGGCGCGGCTGGGCGGCGAGGAATTCGCGGTGCTGTTCCGCGGGGCCTCCCTCGATCAGGCGCGGCTGCTGTGCGAGAGGGTGCGGCTGAGGCTGGCCGCCAGCGAAAGCCGTTCACTGACCGGTGAGGTGGTGAGCGTCACCGTCAGCGTGGGTCTGGCTCCGCTGGTTCCGGGCGAAACTGCGGAACAGATCCTGCGCGATGCCGATGCCGCGCTCTATCGCGCCAAGGATGGCGGGCGCAACCGGCTGACCATCGCCGCCTGA
- the rpsD gene encoding 30S ribosomal protein S4, with translation MSKRHASKYKIDRRLGENIWGRPKSSVNRRSYGPGQHGQRRKGKVSDFGLQLRAKQKLKGYYGDVTEKQFKATYQEAARLKGDTGQNLIGLLEQRLDMVVYRAKFAPTIFSARQIVSHGHIFVNGVKCNIASRRVRPGDVISLGKKAKEMALIAEAQVLPEREIPDYVAAEADKATFVRVPTLDEVPYPVKMEPNLVVEFYSR, from the coding sequence TTGTCGAAGCGCCACGCATCTAAGTACAAAATCGATCGCCGCCTTGGCGAGAACATCTGGGGCCGTCCCAAGAGCTCGGTCAACCGCCGCAGCTACGGCCCGGGCCAGCACGGTCAGCGCCGCAAGGGCAAGGTTTCGGACTTCGGTCTGCAGCTGCGCGCCAAGCAGAAGCTGAAGGGCTACTACGGCGACGTGACCGAGAAGCAGTTCAAGGCCACCTATCAGGAAGCCGCACGCCTGAAGGGCGACACCGGCCAGAACCTGATCGGTCTGCTGGAGCAGCGTCTGGACATGGTCGTGTACCGCGCCAAGTTCGCGCCGACCATCTTCTCGGCCCGTCAGATCGTGTCGCACGGTCACATCTTCGTGAACGGCGTGAAGTGCAACATCGCTTCGCGTCGCGTGCGCCCCGGCGACGTGATCTCGCTCGGCAAGAAGGCCAAGGAAATGGCCCTGATCGCCGAAGCTCAGGTTCTGCCCGAGCGCGAGATCCCCGACTATGTGGCCGCCGAGGCCGACAAGGCGACCTTCGTCCGCGTCCCCACGCTGGACGAGGTGCCTTACCCCGTGAAGATGGAACCCAATCTGGTCGTCGAGTTCTACTCGCGCTAA
- a CDS encoding L,D-transpeptidase family protein codes for MKKELVLWPLTLLACACDNGAGQAAGQAQQSAASAVSSAAPSADPRARDVATINQALPLPQGVAPVPAQPGPHAAPDPFIIRAEVLLARARFSPGVIDGKLGTNLRHAVAAFQGAHDLPDSGTIDGKTWQALLAQAQGGRGVAQMYTLTAQDVQGPFAPNVGEDFVKLAALPGGPQYGSSLEALAERFHMSQDLLTALNPGVDLTKAGQRILVVDAAPPAFTKGDVARIEVSKSEEAVRAYGKDGTLIAFYPATVGSTERPSPSGNHKVVGVAWHPDYTYDPAKLKWGPRSAGKLVIKPGPNNPVGAVWIDLNAPSYGLHGTPEPDTIGKTASHGCVRMTNWDAEALAGGVLPGIAVNFVGNREA; via the coding sequence ATGAAGAAAGAGCTTGTCCTGTGGCCGCTGACCCTGCTGGCCTGCGCTTGCGACAATGGCGCCGGGCAGGCGGCGGGACAGGCCCAGCAGAGCGCCGCATCGGCTGTGTCGAGCGCCGCGCCATCTGCCGATCCGCGCGCACGGGATGTTGCCACGATCAATCAGGCGCTGCCCCTGCCGCAGGGCGTGGCGCCTGTGCCCGCCCAGCCCGGGCCTCATGCCGCGCCCGATCCCTTTATCATCCGCGCCGAGGTGCTGCTGGCCCGGGCGCGGTTTTCCCCCGGCGTGATCGACGGCAAGCTGGGCACCAATCTGCGCCACGCCGTCGCCGCTTTTCAGGGCGCGCATGACCTGCCCGACAGTGGCACCATCGATGGCAAGACATGGCAGGCGTTGCTGGCGCAGGCTCAGGGCGGGCGCGGCGTGGCGCAGATGTACACGCTGACGGCTCAGGACGTGCAGGGGCCCTTTGCGCCGAATGTGGGCGAGGATTTCGTCAAGCTGGCGGCGCTGCCCGGTGGGCCGCAATATGGCAGCTCGCTCGAAGCTCTGGCCGAGCGGTTCCATATGAGTCAGGATTTGCTCACTGCGCTGAACCCCGGTGTCGATCTGACCAAAGCGGGGCAGCGCATTCTGGTGGTCGATGCTGCGCCGCCCGCTTTCACCAAGGGTGATGTGGCACGTATCGAGGTCTCCAAATCGGAGGAAGCCGTGCGGGCCTATGGCAAGGACGGCACGCTCATCGCCTTCTACCCCGCCACCGTGGGATCGACCGAGCGCCCGTCGCCCAGCGGCAATCACAAGGTGGTGGGCGTGGCCTGGCATCCCGATTACACCTATGATCCCGCCAAGCTGAAATGGGGGCCGCGCTCGGCGGGGAAACTGGTGATCAAGCCGGGGCCGAACAATCCGGTCGGCGCGGTGTGGATCGATCTCAATGCGCCCAGCTACGGCCTGCACGGCACGCCCGAACCCGACACCATCGGCAAGACAGCCAGCCATGGCTGCGTGCGGATGACCAATTGGGATGCCGAAGCGCTGGCGGGCGGCGTGCTGCCGGGCATTGCGGTGAACTTCGTGGGAAACCGGGAGGCTTGA
- a CDS encoding YihY/virulence factor BrkB family protein encodes MDRGAGGQPPAHEAQAVQADAFHRLSPKAWRRALWDSWQEAGNDNIALISAGVAFYAFLALVPLLGAVVLTYGMVADPETVVRDMRSLTSVMPPDAAHFVGQQLMEVVQTSSGKKGFGALFALALALFAARNGAGSIITALNIAYEVKERRSYIIVTLLAIGTTGLAVLTVILAMVAITALGHLQKLVPGAPIVLLVLGKLTTYGILGLSGTAASAILYRYGPSRKNARWVWLNPGSLLASACWMLLALGFGVYVARFGNYSATYGSLSAPVVLLTWLYLSIYALLFGAELNCEVQRHATAQAASGPAE; translated from the coding sequence ATGGATAGAGGCGCAGGAGGCCAGCCACCGGCTCATGAAGCACAAGCCGTGCAGGCCGATGCCTTCCACCGGCTCTCCCCGAAAGCCTGGCGCAGGGCGCTGTGGGACAGCTGGCAGGAAGCCGGCAATGACAACATCGCGCTGATTTCGGCAGGTGTGGCCTTTTACGCCTTTCTGGCGCTGGTGCCGCTGCTGGGCGCGGTGGTGCTGACCTATGGGATGGTCGCCGATCCGGAAACGGTGGTGCGGGACATGAGATCCCTGACCTCGGTGATGCCGCCCGATGCCGCCCATTTCGTGGGGCAGCAGCTGATGGAGGTGGTCCAGACCTCCAGCGGCAAGAAGGGCTTCGGCGCGCTGTTTGCGCTGGCGCTGGCGCTGTTTGCCGCGCGCAACGGGGCCGGGTCGATCATCACCGCGCTCAACATCGCCTATGAGGTGAAGGAGCGGCGCAGCTATATCATCGTCACCCTGCTGGCCATCGGCACGACCGGTCTGGCGGTGTTGACCGTCATCCTCGCCATGGTGGCGATCACGGCGCTGGGGCATTTGCAAAAGCTCGTGCCCGGCGCGCCCATCGTGCTGCTGGTGCTGGGCAAGCTGACCACCTACGGCATCCTGGGCCTCAGCGGCACGGCGGCCTCGGCGATCCTCTATCGCTACGGCCCCTCGCGGAAAAATGCGCGCTGGGTCTGGCTCAATCCGGGGTCGCTGCTGGCCTCTGCCTGCTGGATGCTGCTGGCTTTGGGCTTCGGGGTCTATGTCGCGCGTTTCGGCAATTACAGCGCCACTTACGGCTCGCTCAGCGCGCCGGTGGTGCTGCTGACATGGCTCTATCTCTCGATCTACGCCCTGCTCTTCGGCGCCGAGCTGAATTGCGAGGTGCAGCGCCATGCCACAGCACAGGCGGCTTCGGGCCCGGCGGAATAA
- a CDS encoding helix-turn-helix transcriptional regulator: protein MAAMDHALPLGRALRRFRRLHAIKQTHLAEMLGVSQGSVSRWESGTHAPDPAQHRRLLDLMATRSDASGDAALKRLIASSTARVHLVCDVTHRLLAASPGRAASWGADAQAYLGTSLWPYATPEIITAQDGLADSGWFERPFASLRFETGSNGSRAITIHSGTMLWESLPLADGRVGRLTTALG from the coding sequence ATGGCAGCCATGGACCATGCCCTGCCCCTTGGCCGCGCGCTGCGCCGTTTCCGGCGCCTGCACGCCATCAAGCAGACCCATCTGGCCGAGATGCTGGGGGTCAGCCAGGGCAGCGTCTCGCGCTGGGAAAGCGGCACGCATGCGCCCGATCCGGCGCAGCATCGCCGCCTGCTCGATCTGATGGCGACACGTTCTGACGCTTCGGGCGATGCGGCGCTCAAGCGGCTGATCGCCAGCTCGACGGCGCGCGTGCATCTGGTCTGCGATGTGACGCATCGGCTGCTGGCGGCGTCTCCGGGGCGGGCGGCCTCATGGGGTGCGGATGCGCAGGCCTATCTGGGCACATCGCTGTGGCCCTATGCCACGCCGGAGATCATCACCGCTCAGGACGGCCTTGCCGACAGCGGCTGGTTCGAGCGCCCCTTCGCCAGCCTGCGCTTCGAAACCGGCAGCAATGGCAGCCGCGCCATCACCATCCATTCCGGCACCATGCTGTGGGAGAGCCTGCCGCTTGCCGATGGCCGCGTGGGGCGCCTGACCACGGCGCTGGGGTAA